Proteins co-encoded in one Nicotiana sylvestris chromosome 7, ASM39365v2, whole genome shotgun sequence genomic window:
- the LOC104211987 gene encoding uncharacterized protein isoform X1: MPAPTGSGNIKLRKKLKIANGISKDDKKSCINLDSNGKGVRRSKRAQNRETESYGVSHSGGNVSSKKGIRVKSTVMSNAAEEVYEGALKGKSGISGGKRKRVYAHRDMDKQGTLEDSAGSSRRRSSLKSYRTRKLDLETQDKFSDPRESRKKTLYGEARRSNNSKLSEQSTRKMNLERQEKFFDSRESKKKTLYGEGRRSNNCELANERNSRKVKEIREVKYVKVDGYGEEENGKRKSKEREALDQNRSKQIAESPSRFLRKKVQEKKSLGADSDVYDQRPKKKKQDIRIDPHDTSNKRLDDGLPSKDNNKEKQEDSAKDKTVELSKNAQFRAIRPSPSILSFVEDNLLGRRRDIQLKRAGYNIELSAPLDNIPFSTSSERERIEEPVFRNKLEFFAAAKVSSSFPPADLPEIAFAGRSNVGKSSLLNALTRQWGVVRTSDKPGLTQSINFFNLGSKMCLVDLPGYGFAYAKEEVKEAWEELVKEYVSTRLGLKRVCLLIDTKWGMKPRDHELIDLMERAQTKYQIILTKTDTVFPIDVARRAMQIEENLKTYKSVVQPVVLRVMVSSKSGAGIRSLRTVLSKIARFVKP; encoded by the exons ATGCCTGCTCCAACGGGTTCAGGAAACATAAAGCTTAGGAAGAAACTAAAAATTGCAAATGGTATATCCAAAGATGATAAAAAGAGTTGTATAAACCTAGATTCTAATGGAAAAGGAGTTCGAAGAAGTAAAAGAGCACAAAATAGGGAAACTGAAAGTTATGGGGTTTCTCATTCTGGTGGTAATGTATCGAGTAAGAAAGGAATCCGTGTGAAAAGCACGGTGATGTCGAATGCTGCGGAGGAAGTTTATGAGGGAGCATTGAAGGGGAAATCGGGGATTTCTGGTGGGAAAAGGAAGAGAGTTTATGCTCATCGAGATATGGACAAACAAGGAACTTTAGAGGACAGTGCTGGAAGTTCTCGTAGAAGGTCCTCACTCAAAtcatatagaacacgaaaattgGATTTGGAGACGCAAGACAAGTTTTCTGATCCGAGAGAATCTAGAAAGAAGACCTTATATGGTGAAGCTAGAAGGTCTAACAATAGTAAGTTGTCAGAACAGAGCACACGTAAAATGAATTTGGAGAGGCAAGAAAAGTTCTTCGATTCAAGAGAATCTAAAAAGAAGACTTTATATGGTGAAGGTAGAAGGTCTAACAATTGTGAGTTGGCTAACGAGAGGAATTCTAGGAAGGTGAAGGAGATAAGGGAAGTGAAATATGTTAAGGTGGATGGCTATGGGGAAGAAGAAAATGGTAAAAGAAAATCCAAAGAAAGAGAGGCATTGGACCAGAATAGGAGCAAGCAAATAGCTGAATCTCCTAGTAGATTTTTGAGAAAGAAGGTTCAAGAAAAGAAGAGCTTGGGTGCGGATTCAGATGTATATGACCAAAGGCCAAAGAAGAAAAAGCAAGACATTCGAATAGATCCTCATGATACCTCGAACAAGAGGCTTGATGATGGACTGCCTAGTAAAG ATAACAATAAGGAAAAGCAAGAAGATTCAGCGAAAGATAAAACTGTTGAACTGTCGAAGAATGCACAGTTTCGTGCAATACGCCCTAGTCCATCTATCCTTTCTTTTGTGGAAGACAAT TTGTTGGGTCGTAGACGCGATATTCAGTTAAAGAGGGCAGGCTATAACATTGAACTCTCTGCTCCCTTAGATAACATTCCTTTCTCAACAAGCTCAGAAAGGGAGCGGATTGAAGAGCCG GTATTCAGGAATAAGTTGGAATTTTTTGCTGCAGCTAAGGTTTCCTCGTCATTTCCCCCTGCAGATCTTCCAGAAATTGCTTTTGCAG GAAGGTCAAACGTGGGAAAGTCATCTTTACTAAATGCATTGACCAGGCAATGGGGTGTTGTACGGACATCAGATAAGCCTGGACTCACTCAG AGTATTAATTTCTTCAACCTTGGTTCAAAAATGTGCTTGGTTGACTTGCCTGGATATGGTTTTGCTTATGCAAAAGAAGAAGTAAAAGAAGCTTGGGAGGAGCTT GTGAAAGAGTATGTTTCTACACGTCTTGGTCTAAAGAGAGTCTGCCTTCTGATTGATACAAAGTGGGGCATGAAACCAAGGGATCATGAGCTCATTGATTTAATGGAGAG AGCTCAAACAAAATACCAGATTATTTTAACCAAGACAGACACGGTTTTCCCAATAGATGTGGCACGACGAGCCATGCAAATTGAAGAG AACCTCAAGACATACAAGTCGGTAGTTCAACCTGTGGTACTAAGG GTGATGGTAAGCTCAAAATCTGGAGCGGGTATCCGAAGTTTAAGAACAGTGCTTTCTAAGATCGCTCGGTTCGTGAAACCATAA
- the LOC104211987 gene encoding uncharacterized protein isoform X2 — translation MPAPTGSGNIKLRKKLKIANGISKDDKKSCINLDSNGKGVRRSKRAQNRETESYGVSHSGGNVSSKKGIRVKSTVMSNAAEEVYEGALKGKSGISGGKRKRVYAHRDMDKQGTLEDSAGSSRRRSSLKSYRTRKLDLETQDKFSDPRESRKKTLYGEARRSNNSKLSEQSTRKMNLERQEKFFDSRESKKKTLYGEGRRSNNCELANERNSRKVKEIREVKYVKVDGYGEEENGKRKSKEREALDQNRSKQIAESPSRFLRKKVQEKKSLGADSDVYDQRPKKKKQDIRIDPHDTSNKRLDDGLPSKDNNKEKQEDSAKDKTVELSKNAQFRAIRPSPSILSFVEDNLLGRRRDIQLKRAGYNIELSAPLDNIPFSTSSERERIEEPVFRNKLEFFAAAKVSSSFPPADLPEIAFAGRSNVGKSSLLNALTRQWGVVRTSDKPGLTQSINFFNLGSKMCLVDLPGYGFAYAKEEVKEAWEELVKEYVSTRLGLKRVCLLIDTKWGMKPRDHELIDLMERAQTKYQIILTKTDTVFPIDVARRAMQIEENLKTYKSVVQPVVMVSSKSGAGIRSLRTVLSKIARFVKP, via the exons ATGCCTGCTCCAACGGGTTCAGGAAACATAAAGCTTAGGAAGAAACTAAAAATTGCAAATGGTATATCCAAAGATGATAAAAAGAGTTGTATAAACCTAGATTCTAATGGAAAAGGAGTTCGAAGAAGTAAAAGAGCACAAAATAGGGAAACTGAAAGTTATGGGGTTTCTCATTCTGGTGGTAATGTATCGAGTAAGAAAGGAATCCGTGTGAAAAGCACGGTGATGTCGAATGCTGCGGAGGAAGTTTATGAGGGAGCATTGAAGGGGAAATCGGGGATTTCTGGTGGGAAAAGGAAGAGAGTTTATGCTCATCGAGATATGGACAAACAAGGAACTTTAGAGGACAGTGCTGGAAGTTCTCGTAGAAGGTCCTCACTCAAAtcatatagaacacgaaaattgGATTTGGAGACGCAAGACAAGTTTTCTGATCCGAGAGAATCTAGAAAGAAGACCTTATATGGTGAAGCTAGAAGGTCTAACAATAGTAAGTTGTCAGAACAGAGCACACGTAAAATGAATTTGGAGAGGCAAGAAAAGTTCTTCGATTCAAGAGAATCTAAAAAGAAGACTTTATATGGTGAAGGTAGAAGGTCTAACAATTGTGAGTTGGCTAACGAGAGGAATTCTAGGAAGGTGAAGGAGATAAGGGAAGTGAAATATGTTAAGGTGGATGGCTATGGGGAAGAAGAAAATGGTAAAAGAAAATCCAAAGAAAGAGAGGCATTGGACCAGAATAGGAGCAAGCAAATAGCTGAATCTCCTAGTAGATTTTTGAGAAAGAAGGTTCAAGAAAAGAAGAGCTTGGGTGCGGATTCAGATGTATATGACCAAAGGCCAAAGAAGAAAAAGCAAGACATTCGAATAGATCCTCATGATACCTCGAACAAGAGGCTTGATGATGGACTGCCTAGTAAAG ATAACAATAAGGAAAAGCAAGAAGATTCAGCGAAAGATAAAACTGTTGAACTGTCGAAGAATGCACAGTTTCGTGCAATACGCCCTAGTCCATCTATCCTTTCTTTTGTGGAAGACAAT TTGTTGGGTCGTAGACGCGATATTCAGTTAAAGAGGGCAGGCTATAACATTGAACTCTCTGCTCCCTTAGATAACATTCCTTTCTCAACAAGCTCAGAAAGGGAGCGGATTGAAGAGCCG GTATTCAGGAATAAGTTGGAATTTTTTGCTGCAGCTAAGGTTTCCTCGTCATTTCCCCCTGCAGATCTTCCAGAAATTGCTTTTGCAG GAAGGTCAAACGTGGGAAAGTCATCTTTACTAAATGCATTGACCAGGCAATGGGGTGTTGTACGGACATCAGATAAGCCTGGACTCACTCAG AGTATTAATTTCTTCAACCTTGGTTCAAAAATGTGCTTGGTTGACTTGCCTGGATATGGTTTTGCTTATGCAAAAGAAGAAGTAAAAGAAGCTTGGGAGGAGCTT GTGAAAGAGTATGTTTCTACACGTCTTGGTCTAAAGAGAGTCTGCCTTCTGATTGATACAAAGTGGGGCATGAAACCAAGGGATCATGAGCTCATTGATTTAATGGAGAG AGCTCAAACAAAATACCAGATTATTTTAACCAAGACAGACACGGTTTTCCCAATAGATGTGGCACGACGAGCCATGCAAATTGAAGAG AACCTCAAGACATACAAGTCGGTAGTTCAACCTGTG GTGATGGTAAGCTCAAAATCTGGAGCGGGTATCCGAAGTTTAAGAACAGTGCTTTCTAAGATCGCTCGGTTCGTGAAACCATAA